The sequence CATCGGCGCGGATGGCATCTGCCAATCCGGGGATGTCGGTGCCTATGACGGCTTTGGCTGCGGCTGCGGCTTCGATGGCGACGATGCCCCAGCCTTCGTAGCGCGAGGGGGTGCAGACGAAGAGGGCATGGCCTATGAGGCTATTTTTTTGTTCGGGTGTGACGGCGCCAGTGAATTCGACGCGGTTTGCGATGTTGAGTCGATTGGCGATGGATCGTATTTCGCGTTTGTTTTGCGGGGTTCCGCGACCCGAGAGGATGAGGCGGATATCGGGTGCGTTGAGTTTGGCAAAGGCGGATAGGAGGATGTCGATGCCTTTGTTGTGGATGTCCATGCGCCCAAAATAGAGGATGTAGTTTTCTTCTGCCCAGGGTGCTTCAAAACAGATTTGATCGACGCCGGTATAGACGAGGTGAAATTGCGCGTTTGTCGCGCGTTTTTCAAGCTGGCGCGTGACGGTGGGCGAGATGGTCAGGATGTGCGGGTGAAGGTGCAGAGCGCGCTGTTCGGCTTTGCGGGCAATGTGGCCGAGCACGGGATATTTTGCTGTGGCGTGGTCGTCCATGAAGTGGAAGAATTCGAGGAGGCTGTTGCGCCTTTTTTTTCCGGAGACAAAGAGGGGGGCAAAGGCGGAGAATTGATGGACCCACAGGTCGGTGTTTGTTCGGGCGATTTCGCGGGAGGCATAATGGGCAAAGCTCATTCGACTGAGGAGGTACGAGCGGTCTGATCCCACGCGGCGGATGTGTACGCCTTCTCGGGTTTCTTCTCTGGGTGCGTTGGGATATGCGCCTGATAGAATGGTGATCTGGTGTTTGTGCGATAGACGACGGGCTATTTCCCATGTGCGCAGGGCACCGCCCCCACCACACCAGGGGTTGTCGATGTCGTCGTATAAGGTGTGTAAGATGTTCATTTATAGATGGTTCATTCCCAGAGCATCTGGTCTATGACGTCGAATAAGTCGCAGCCGATGTAGCTTGTGCGGTCGCGCGTTTGCTCGTCGATTTTTTTCAGGGCTTCTTCGCCAGAGCCGGTGCGCACGAGGGCTGCGCGGCAGCCCGCATTCCACCCGGCTTCGAGGTCGGTTGCGTTGTCGCCTATCATGATAGAACCCGCGAGGTCGATGTTGTGTTCACTGGCGGCGCGCAAGATCATGCCGGGCGCGGGTTTGCGGCAGGTGCAGTTGTCTCTCCCGTGATGGGGGCAATGGTAGATGGCATGGATGGAGGCGTTGTGCGCGGCCAATTGGTGTTTGAGTTCGCGGTGGATCTCAGAGAGTCCGGTTTCTGTGAGCAGGCCGCGCCCTATGGCGGATTGGTTGGTGATGACGATGACGGGATAACCGGCCTGGTTGAGACGCGCAATGGCTTCTCCCGCGCGCGGTATGAGCTGGAGTTGTTCCACGCGATTGAGGTCTTGGACCTCGATGTTGATTGTGCCGTCGCGGTCGATGAATGCTGCGGGTCGTGCGTTCACAGGCTTCCTTTGGTTGAGGGTATGCCGCTGATCCTATTGTCGAGGGTGACGGCCTGTCGCAGGGACCGGGCGACGGCTTTGAAGATGGCTTCCATGCCGTGGTGCGCGTTGTTGCCGCGCATGAGGTCGATGTGCAGGTTCATGCGGCCGTTGTGCGCGAGTGCGGTGAAAAATTCGAGGCCCAGTGCCGTGGGAAATGCACCGATGCGTTCTTCGGCGAATGCGGCGTTATAGATGAGATGCGCGCGTCCAGAGAGATCGATTACGGCGCGGGCGAGGGCTTCGTCCATGGGTACGTACGCAGAGCCGAATCGCGCGATGCCGGTTTTGTCGCCCAGTGCGTTGGATAGTGCTTGACCGAGGCAGATGCCGACGTCTTCGACGGTGTGGTGGGCATCGACTTCGAGGTCGCCTTTGCAGGTGACGGTGAGGTCGAATAAGCCGTGGCGGGCAAGGGCTGTGAGCATGTGGTCAAAAAAGCCGATGCCGGTGTCGATGTGCGATTCTCCCTTGCCCGTGAGGTTGAGGGAGAGGTCTATGTCTGTTTCAGAGGTTCTGCGCTGGATGTGTGCCGTGCGAGAGGACATTGGATATGTGCCTTTTTTATGAGGGGGCAGGGAGTGTGCGGTCGATCTGGTCGTGTTTGTATCCAAAGCCGGGACCTTCGACGGTGGAGATGTCGATGTGGCCGTTTTGTCGGCGATAGAGACCGGGGTGTACGGCGGCTTCGGGGATTGAGGCGTCGGGGTAAAATTGCATGGCGTTGGTTTCAAAGCCCATGACGGTGCCGGCATGGGCGGTGAGGAGGGCGTGGGGAATTTGCGCGAGCATGGGATTTGTGAGGTCCTGTACCATGAGTGTCATGCCGTGTGCGCGGGCCCAGCAGAGGGAGAGCAGGGCGCCGGTCTGGGTTTTGCAGGTTTTGAGTGCGACGCCGGTCCAGCCGAGTTGTCGTCCGAGGCAGATGATGCGCCAGTCGTGCGCGCTTTCGTCCATGAAGAGGGGTTTGCGCGCGGAGATGCTGTGTACAGGGAGGGGGTTTTCAGAGAGTTCGTAGGCGAAGGGCTGTTCGACGTAGAGGATCATTTGATAGATGCGCGGGTGGTCGGTGAGGAGGCGGTCCAGGATGTCGTTGACGTAATCGACCTGTTGGACGGTGCAGTTGAAGTCTGTACACAACCACATGGCATTGTGTTCGATGCCGATTTGCCCGACGCGGACGATGCGGTCGTAATCCCATCCGGGTTCTTGTCCGGTGAGTTTGATTTTGAGGCAGGTGATGCCGTCGCGCCGTATCCAGTCGGGCAGGACTACGGGATAGCCGTCGTCGGGTTCATCGCCCGTGCGTTCGGCGTCGTCAAGGAGGTCGTTGCCGCCTACGGCGTGCCAGGCGGGCAGGCGGTTTGGTCGCGGGCGGGTGAGGTAGTTTTCGGGATAGCGACCGGCGAAGTTGGCGTCGATGTCGTCGGCGGGGTCGAGGTAGTGCGAGAGGTCGGCGTTCATGAAGTCTGCGTTGTACGTGTCGTAGATGTCGATGTTGTGGAGTACTCCGTATGCGTCGTGCAGGGCGAGGTCATAGGCCGAGGCGCAGACGAGCGCGGATAGGCGGGGCATGTCTCCTGTGGTGTTTTGTTGTTCGATGTTGAAGGCCGAGAGGAGGTCGGGGAGGATGTTTTCCTGAAATGCGTGGCCGATTTCGATGGGGTGACCGGCGGTGTCGATGTCTGCCCATGCGCGTCCGATTTTGAGGCAGAAGTTTTTCATGGCGGTTTCCCGGATGGCGTATGTGAGGTGTGGCGATGGCCATGCCCAGGGCGCGCTCAAGGGGGTTTCTCCCCAGCCAGAAGCGGTGTTGCCCTGCCGGTCTTCGACGTCGATGCGCACTCTTACGCAGGTGACGCTGTCGAGTTGTTCGGTGCCAAAGCGATAGGGTATGCGCGTTTGGACGGGGAGGAAGTAGGTGGCGACGGATTTGATTTTTATGTCTGTTGGTTTGGGCATGGGTTTGTTTCCAATGTCCTTTTAAGGGCGTCTAAAAACAGGTCGTTTTCTCGTTCGGTGCCGATGGATACGCGCAACGCCCTGTCGAGCATGGGATAGGATGTGACGTTGCGGATGAGTACGCCTTGTTCGATGAGTCCGGTGAAGACGGCATCTGGATCGGCGACTTCAAAGAGGATGAGGTTGGCGTGTGATGGATAGGGTGTGACGCCTTCTATTTTGGCGAGGGATTGGAAGACGCGCTCGCGTTCTGCGCAGATAAAGGCGATGCGTTTTTGTATGAGGTCTTTGTGGTTGAGGATGGCCATGGCCGCTGTGTGCGAGAAGATGTTGATGTCAAAGGGGATTTTGCCTTTGATGATTTCGTCGCGCAAGTCGGGATGGGCGATGAGATATCCAATGCGGATGCCCGCGGCGCCAAATGCTTTGGAGAGGGTTTTGAGTACGATGAGGTTGGGGTGTTTGGGCAAGAGGTCGATGGCGGTCTGGTCGTAGAATTCGCCGTAGGCTTCATCGACCATGACGAGGGCGCTGGTGCTGGATAAGAGTTTGTCGAGGTCTGTGTTTGAGATGGCGCATCCCGTGGGGTTGTTGGGGGAGCAGAGGATGATGAGGCGGACGTTTTTTTCGCTGGCAGCGCGACATAGAGCCGGGATGTCGAAGCCGTAGTTTTCCGTGAGGGGTATGTCGAGGACGCGTCCGCTGAATATGTCGGTGTAGAGGCCGTAGAGTGAGAATGAAGGCGAGGGGATGACGACCTGGACACCGGGTGCGGATACGACGCCGAGGACGAGTTGTACGAGGGTGTTCGATCCGTTGCAGACGATGAGTCCGCCGGGTTGGACGCCCATGTGGTCGGCGAGTGCTTCGACGAGGTCCATTTGCATGGGTTCGGGATAGCGCGACCAGGATTTGTTGCGGACGGCGCGCAAGATGTCGTCTTTCAAGCTGTCGGGTACGTCAAATGGGCTTTCGTTTTGGTTGAGCTTGATGGGACAGTCGTAGGCGGTGAGATGGTACCCGTGCAGGGCGCGAACTTCGGGTTTTATGTTTTGGAGATAGGTCATTTTTTCTTGCCCATCCTGATCCTGATGGCATTGGCATGGGCGTCGAGGCCCTCGGTTTCGGCCATGCTGATGATGTGGCCCGCGGTTTTTTGCAGGCGTTGTTCGGTGTATTGTAAGACGCTGATGTTTTTGGTGAAGGTGTCAACGCCAACAGATGACGCGAATCGGGCGGCGCCGGCCGTGGGCAAGATGTGGTTGGTGCCCGCATAGTAGTCGCCCACGGGTTCGGATGATGCCGCGCCGAGGAATACGGCGCCGGCATGGCGAATGGTTTGTAGATGTGTCCAGGGGTCGGCAATGATGAGTTCGAGGTGTTCGGGTGCCAGGCGGTTGGCGAGGTCAATGCCTTCGGCGAGGTCGCGGACGACGACGATTGCACCAAAGCGGTCGAGTGCTGTTTGTATGGCTTTGCGGTGTGTCAGGTCGGCGGCTTGATGGGCGATTTCGTCGGCGATTTGCGTTGCGAGGTCGGCAGAGGGCGTGATGCAGACCGCGGCTTCATAGCCGGTGCCGTGTTCGGCCTGTGAGAGGAGGTCGGCGGCGATGTGTTTGGCGTTTGCCGTGCGGTCGGCGATGACGACGATTTCGCTGGGGCCGGCGATCATGTCGATGTCAACGGTTCCAAAGACGAGTTTTTTTGCGATTTGAACGTATGGGTTGCCGGGTCCGACGAGTTTGTCAACGCGGGGTATGGTGTCGGTGCCATAAGCGAGCGCGGCGATGGCCTGCGCGCCGAAGACCTGGTAGATTTCGCGTATGCCCAGGTGATGGGCTGTGGCGAGGACGGCGGGGTGTATGGCGCCGTTTGGCTGCGGGGGCGTGGCGATGCAGAGGTGCGGGACTCCTGCGATTTGCGCGGGGATGGCGGCCATGAGCAGGGTGGAGAATAAGGGGGCACTTGCGCCGGGTATGAGCAGGGCAACGCGCTCGATGGGGAGGATGCGTTTGCCCAGGATGACGCCGTCGCCGTCTTCGATGAAATAGGATGTTTGTCGCTGGGTTTCGTGAAATTTGCGGATGTTGGTGGCGGCTGCGTCTATGATTTCGATGAATTTGGGGTCGGCATTGCGATGGGCTGCTTTGATTTCGGTTTCGGGCACGCGGATGTCGATCATGTCGATGCCGTCGTATTTTTTGGTGTACGCGAGGAGGGCGCGATCCCCCTGTTCTCTTACGGCGGTGACGATTTCTCGCACGGTTGCTTCCTGTTTGGCAGAGAATTCAGGGCTGCGCGAGAGTATGGCGTCGAGTTTTGGGGGTGTCCTCTGACGATTGTATTTGATGATTTCGATCATTCTATTGCTTCTCGTTTAATTTCTACCCATTTGGATAGATCGGCCTCTAATTTGGGGTCCAGTTCAAGTGCCCTTTGAAAGTGGTACAAAGCTTTGGGCTGATCGTTCAAGAATTGGACCGTGATTTCCCCTACAGCGGCGTGTACATCAGCTTGTTTATCGTCTAACTGTAACGATTGTTCGAGGTGCCCTACCGCCTGTTTGTAGTCTTCTCCCTCGACAGCAATATTTGCCAGAAAATTATAAGCCATAGGAAGTGGATGAATCTGGGTTGAAAGCAAGAGGACTTTCGCGGCCTCTTGCTTTTTCTGGCGTTCGTATAGACGATAGACGAGCGCAATATACAGATTGGCTGTCTCGACTTCCGTACCTGGGGTGACTCGCCGGGTCCCTTCCTCAAGAAAGGACAAAGTTAAATCGGTCAGGCCCAATTCCAATAAACTCCTCCCGCTCCCCCAGAGCAGCCAATGCGGATTCAGGTTGTGAGCAGCCTGTGTCCAGTATGCCCGGTATAGTTTCATGGCCTCTTCCCCCCGTTGCCTGTGTATCTCTGATGCAATGAGGTGGGCAATTTTCGATTGGGGAAATTGCGCTATCGCTCGTCTGGCCGCCAGCAGACTCTGGTCGAGATCTCCTGCCTGAAGCGCGGAACAGGCTGTCTCCAACAGAGAATCAACACAATGGGGATTTGTTGAGGCCTGTTTCTGCAGGTGTGCGATGCCCTGCTGATAGGCGGTGTTTTTTTTAAAAATCATGACAGTCGGGTGATCAAAGCCTACAAACGTCGGTTCACTGCCATCATCTTTGAACGCTATACTACCCAGAGAGGGATAGTGCCTGAAGCGCCGGACTAAATCAAAACCCAACTCACCATCTACCAATACCTGGTAGAAAGCCGCACCCCCCGGAACCAGTTCGGGAGCAGCAGTGAATTGTTGGTACCGATTGACGTCTGTTATGACTATGTAATCCAGGTCGCGTAACTGTTCCTTTACAAAGATGAATTCTACTTTGCAGGTTGTGAATCCACGTAATGTAAAGAGCACTCCCATCTTGATTGGACGAACGGAATATTTCTCCGAATGGATCATTCCGCGCATAGAGAATCCACCTCTTTCGACACCTACCCGGCTATTGGCAGGGATATGTTTGTCTATCCAGCGTGCGGCCTGGATGCGGCTGTCTTCCCGGGTATAGAGGCTGGCAAAAGCAACGCCGTAAATGGCGCTGTACACAAATACCGCAGCACAAATCCCAATGCCCAATTTTCGCGCCTGGACAAATTGAGGAGATCGGATGAACCAGACGCAAAAATCCGCCGATAAAATAGCCAAAAAGGGCAATAGAGGTAGGAGATACCTTATGGGCTTGGCCTGCAAGCCGCCGATCACGTAAAAATAGATCCCGATCCAGAGCAAGATCAGTCCTTTTTGATGATCTATTTTCCAGAGACTATATGATAATCCAAAGACGAAGAAGATGGTAAGAGGCCAACCCACCCCCAGAGGCCACAGATGGCTCCAGTGATACAGATAAGGGATCGTGTGGATATCCACTAAGCTCCAGATTGTGAGGAATTCTCCTCGAGCCCATTCCATTGCAAAACCCAGACCGTAAGGATTTGTATCTTGAAAAATCAGATCCCGGTCCAGGACGAGAAAAGGCTGGAGAGCCACCAAACACAACACTGCTGATAGACCCGCCAGCCAAATAGAAGGTGTCAGGACTGCTTTTAATTGTCGCTGACGAGTGACATAGCCGACCAGCAATATAAATCCCGCTGATAAGCCTATCAGGCGAACGGCGGCACTGAGTCCGATCAATATGCCCGTCAATACAAACCACCGCCAATCAGACCGTTCGAATGCTCTTAAAAGGACATACATAGTGGCCAGAATCAGCAGTGTGAACAATCCATCTACGGTATAGAAATGGGCCAGTTGGATTGCTATTGGGGCTACGGCTACGATGCAAACAGCGAGCAGACCGGCTATCTCGTTGAACCACCGAGCACCCAATAACCAGACCAGGTACAGGGTCAGACAGGAAACCAGCACCGCCAGAATACG comes from Gemmatimonadota bacterium and encodes:
- a CDS encoding glycosyltransferase family 4 protein; its protein translation is MNILHTLYDDIDNPWCGGGGALRTWEIARRLSHKHQITILSGAYPNAPREETREGVHIRRVGSDRSYLLSRMSFAHYASREIARTNTDLWVHQFSAFAPLFVSGKKRRNSLLEFFHFMDDHATAKYPVLGHIARKAEQRALHLHPHILTISPTVTRQLEKRATNAQFHLVYTGVDQICFEAPWAEENYILYFGRMDIHNKGIDILLSAFAKLNAPDIRLILSGRGTPQNKREIRSIANRLNIANRVEFTGAVTPEQKNSLIGHALFVCTPSRYEGWGIVAIEAAAAAKAVIGTDIPGLADAIRADETGLLVPSENPQALASAMDRLLSDPILRKRLGAAGRKWATQFTWDRTAQAQEEVYLKVAND
- a CDS encoding HAD family hydrolase — encoded protein: MNARPAAFIDRDGTINIEVQDLNRVEQLQLIPRAGEAIARLNQAGYPVIVITNQSAIGRGLLTETGLSEIHRELKHQLAAHNASIHAIYHCPHHGRDNCTCRKPAPGMILRAASEHNIDLAGSIMIGDNATDLEAGWNAGCRAALVRTGSGEEALKKIDEQTRDRTSYIGCDLFDVIDQMLWE
- the hisB gene encoding imidazoleglycerol-phosphate dehydratase HisB, which codes for MSSRTAHIQRRTSETDIDLSLNLTGKGESHIDTGIGFFDHMLTALARHGLFDLTVTCKGDLEVDAHHTVEDVGICLGQALSNALGDKTGIARFGSAYVPMDEALARAVIDLSGRAHLIYNAAFAEERIGAFPTALGLEFFTALAHNGRMNLHIDLMRGNNAHHGMEAIFKAVARSLRQAVTLDNRISGIPSTKGSL
- the hisC gene encoding histidinol-phosphate transaminase — its product is MTYLQNIKPEVRALHGYHLTAYDCPIKLNQNESPFDVPDSLKDDILRAVRNKSWSRYPEPMQMDLVEALADHMGVQPGGLIVCNGSNTLVQLVLGVVSAPGVQVVIPSPSFSLYGLYTDIFSGRVLDIPLTENYGFDIPALCRAASEKNVRLIILCSPNNPTGCAISNTDLDKLLSSTSALVMVDEAYGEFYDQTAIDLLPKHPNLIVLKTLSKAFGAAGIRIGYLIAHPDLRDEIIKGKIPFDINIFSHTAAMAILNHKDLIQKRIAFICAERERVFQSLAKIEGVTPYPSHANLILFEVADPDAVFTGLIEQGVLIRNVTSYPMLDRALRVSIGTERENDLFLDALKRTLETNPCPNQQT
- the hisD gene encoding histidinol dehydrogenase, producing the protein MIEIIKYNRQRTPPKLDAILSRSPEFSAKQEATVREIVTAVREQGDRALLAYTKKYDGIDMIDIRVPETEIKAAHRNADPKFIEIIDAAATNIRKFHETQRQTSYFIEDGDGVILGKRILPIERVALLIPGASAPLFSTLLMAAIPAQIAGVPHLCIATPPQPNGAIHPAVLATAHHLGIREIYQVFGAQAIAALAYGTDTIPRVDKLVGPGNPYVQIAKKLVFGTVDIDMIAGPSEIVVIADRTANAKHIAADLLSQAEHGTGYEAAVCITPSADLATQIADEIAHQAADLTHRKAIQTALDRFGAIVVVRDLAEGIDLANRLAPEHLELIIADPWTHLQTIRHAGAVFLGAASSEPVGDYYAGTNHILPTAGAARFASSVGVDTFTKNISVLQYTEQRLQKTAGHIISMAETEGLDAHANAIRIRMGKKK
- a CDS encoding glycosyltransferase family 39 protein is translated as MLDGSGQSERAFYHFHPDETALIQAALDPIDPLSPKITSYGMLPIYLLRGVLEFNSIIFGLDFTNQKSPDGVRYVYFTARILAVLVSCLTLYLVWLLGARWFNEIAGLLAVCIVAVAPIAIQLAHFYTVDGLFTLLILATMYVLLRAFERSDWRWFVLTGILIGLSAAVRLIGLSAGFILLVGYVTRQRQLKAVLTPSIWLAGLSAVLCLVALQPFLVLDRDLIFQDTNPYGLGFAMEWARGEFLTIWSLVDIHTIPYLYHWSHLWPLGVGWPLTIFFVFGLSYSLWKIDHQKGLILLWIGIYFYVIGGLQAKPIRYLLPLLPFLAILSADFCVWFIRSPQFVQARKLGIGICAAVFVYSAIYGVAFASLYTREDSRIQAARWIDKHIPANSRVGVERGGFSMRGMIHSEKYSVRPIKMGVLFTLRGFTTCKVEFIFVKEQLRDLDYIVITDVNRYQQFTAAPELVPGGAAFYQVLVDGELGFDLVRRFRHYPSLGSIAFKDDGSEPTFVGFDHPTVMIFKKNTAYQQGIAHLQKQASTNPHCVDSLLETACSALQAGDLDQSLLAARRAIAQFPQSKIAHLIASEIHRQRGEEAMKLYRAYWTQAAHNLNPHWLLWGSGRSLLELGLTDLTLSFLEEGTRRVTPGTEVETANLYIALVYRLYERQKKQEAAKVLLLSTQIHPLPMAYNFLANIAVEGEDYKQAVGHLEQSLQLDDKQADVHAAVGEITVQFLNDQPKALYHFQRALELDPKLEADLSKWVEIKREAIE